One window of Paenibacillus albicereus genomic DNA carries:
- a CDS encoding MerR family transcriptional regulator, whose product MLKVKEAAELAGVSVRTLHHYDEIGLLHPEEATESGYRLYSPRDLKRLQQILFFRELGFPLKQIKAILHDPGYREEQALRLHRDLLLEKRRRLDALIANVERTIQHERGERDMSDRERFEGFDFGSNPHEQEARERWGDKAVDEASGQAGAMGEQGQQEMNALYRRLASLRELPPESEEAQAAIGEWYAFLQRFTAYSPEMFRQLGEMYVADERFTASIDRFGAGLAAFMKDAMAVYADRA is encoded by the coding sequence ATGCTGAAGGTGAAGGAAGCGGCGGAGCTGGCCGGGGTGAGCGTCCGGACGCTGCATCATTATGACGAGATCGGGCTGCTTCATCCGGAGGAAGCGACCGAGTCGGGCTACCGGCTGTACTCGCCGCGCGACCTGAAGAGACTGCAGCAGATTCTGTTCTTCCGCGAGCTCGGCTTCCCTTTGAAGCAGATCAAGGCGATCCTGCACGATCCCGGCTACCGCGAGGAGCAAGCGCTGCGGCTGCACCGCGACCTGCTGCTGGAGAAGCGGCGTCGCCTGGACGCCTTGATCGCCAACGTCGAGCGGACCATCCAGCATGAACGAGGAGAGAGGGACATGAGCGATAGAGAACGGTTCGAAGGGTTCGACTTCGGGTCGAATCCGCACGAGCAGGAAGCGCGGGAGCGCTGGGGCGACAAGGCCGTCGACGAGGCGAGCGGGCAGGCCGGAGCGATGGGCGAGCAGGGGCAGCAGGAGATGAACGCGCTGTACCGCCGGCTGGCGTCGCTGCGGGAGCTGCCGCCCGAGTCGGAGGAAGCGCAGGCGGCGATCGGAGAGTGGTACGCGTTCCTGCAGCGGTTCACAGCCTATTCGCCGGAGATGTTCCGCCAGCTAGGCGAGATGTACGTCGCCGACGAGCGCTTCACGGCCAGCATCGACCGCTTCGGCGCAGGGCTGGCTGCGTTCATGAAGGACGCGATGGCGGTCTACGCGGACCGCGCCTGA
- a CDS encoding PCYCGC motif-containing (lipo)protein, translating into MIPHRSFLPSRLRRLLPLAGLALLLLLAACSGGTAPAVEGNSESGSHAGHADQASGDLREETASADTLPKFLDAQPEQIRIVYAASAKASELLSTMPCYCGCMESVGHKSNLNCFVNELREDGSVVWDDHGTRCGVCLQIAAESISMMTEGKSTDEIRQTIEDMYAA; encoded by the coding sequence ATGATTCCGCATCGTTCTTTCCTGCCGTCCCGCCTGCGCCGGCTGCTGCCGCTAGCCGGTCTCGCCCTGCTGCTGCTGCTCGCCGCCTGCAGCGGAGGCACCGCTCCCGCTGTCGAAGGCAACAGCGAGTCCGGCTCCCATGCCGGCCATGCCGACCAAGCCTCCGGCGACCTTCGCGAGGAGACGGCTTCGGCCGATACGCTGCCAAAGTTCCTCGACGCGCAGCCGGAGCAGATCCGCATCGTCTATGCCGCTTCCGCCAAAGCCTCCGAGCTGCTCTCGACGATGCCGTGCTACTGCGGCTGCATGGAGAGCGTCGGGCATAAGAGCAACCTGAACTGCTTCGTCAACGAGCTGCGCGAGGACGGCTCCGTCGTCTGGGACGACCATGGCACCCGCTGCGGCGTCTGCCTGCAGATCGCCGCCGAGTCCATCTCGATGATGACCGAAGGCAAATCGACGGACGAGATCCGCCAGACGATCGAGGACATGTACGCCGCTTGA
- a CDS encoding YjgB family protein: MTTNVRKAALSVLAAAVVAGFGASLPQEAAHAAAKPAAAASASKMAAEKLMAMYKPALQGQFPDFNGFAIGETTRQQVIDAIGKAPEPRKTANGFDVYHAEMGHPGYALRYDGDNVVAEMRYFGTNVERQTNIGGMTRDLLVQKWFMPQASTVFTSAGKQQKKLSYVRGDYQLDFIFNDVKGKDLDHVNLIPKAL; the protein is encoded by the coding sequence ATGACCACCAACGTTAGAAAAGCCGCCCTCTCGGTGCTGGCGGCGGCTGTCGTCGCCGGATTCGGAGCCTCGCTCCCGCAGGAGGCGGCGCATGCCGCGGCCAAGCCGGCCGCAGCGGCGTCGGCCTCGAAGATGGCCGCGGAGAAGCTGATGGCGATGTACAAGCCGGCGCTCCAAGGACAGTTCCCGGACTTCAACGGCTTCGCGATCGGCGAGACGACCCGCCAGCAGGTCATCGACGCGATCGGCAAGGCGCCGGAGCCGCGCAAGACGGCGAACGGCTTCGACGTCTATCATGCCGAGATGGGCCATCCCGGCTACGCGCTCCGCTACGACGGCGACAACGTCGTCGCCGAGATGCGCTACTTCGGCACGAACGTCGAGCGCCAGACGAACATCGGCGGCATGACCCGCGACCTGCTCGTCCAGAAGTGGTTCATGCCGCAGGCGTCCACCGTCTTCACGTCGGCCGGCAAGCAGCAGAAGAAGCTCAGCTACGTGCGCGGGGACTACCAGCTCGACTTCATCTTCAACGACGTCAAAGGCAAAGACTTGGATCACGTCAACTTGATCCCGAAGGCGCTCTAG
- a CDS encoding glycoside hydrolase family 5 protein: MTTNQPYRQSEVDGWVKADGKRLVNGRGEELMLRGVGLGSWLLPEGYMWKMPKQGDRPRRIEAMVSGLLGESGAEAFWQTYFERYTAEEDIRRLAMEGFNSVRVPFNSRKLLEGPLNEDGYNAFQVGRLDNVVGWCRTWGLYVILDMHGAPGGQTGANIDDCERDEPELFTSPEHRQASIDLWRYLARRYRDEWIVAGYDLLNEPLPEFHGQYNDRVEPLYRDMIAAIREVDDRHLIIVEGVHWSTDFSIFTEKLDGNVLYQFHKYWNNPDTESIQKYLDFRDEWDAPIFMGEGGENDLDWYAGGFRLFEDHGIGWNFWTWKKMDTVNSPCSVRKPDGWEKLGAWLEGGAKPEPEEAERILGSYLDGLPLAAVDYRPEVVNALLRRLPVRIPAIHYGYKGEGESFGLGGAERIDWESGYRRGDGLAIRRLDGAPHLPPTEPGWHPWNVGDGLCVELPAGAWTAYEFLAPLAAEAAARAEAAAGADQADAAAAGEATEAGGGIQAGGSDDAAEPAGPGGSEAAAGFGVRLRLRGAEPGAAAELELDGRPIGRLAAGGEWSEAELGGLPQPEPGLRRLVVKASGGALLLEGIGLGGAPGLE; encoded by the coding sequence ATGACGACGAACCAACCGTACCGGCAGTCCGAGGTCGACGGCTGGGTCAAGGCCGACGGCAAGCGTCTCGTGAACGGACGCGGCGAGGAGCTCATGCTGCGCGGAGTCGGCCTCGGCAGCTGGCTGCTGCCGGAAGGTTACATGTGGAAGATGCCGAAGCAGGGCGATCGGCCGCGCCGCATCGAGGCGATGGTGTCCGGCCTGCTCGGCGAGAGCGGGGCGGAGGCGTTCTGGCAGACCTATTTTGAACGCTATACGGCCGAGGAGGACATCCGCCGGCTGGCGATGGAGGGCTTCAACTCGGTGCGCGTGCCGTTCAACTCGCGCAAGCTGCTCGAAGGCCCGCTGAACGAGGACGGCTACAACGCCTTCCAGGTGGGACGGCTCGACAACGTCGTCGGCTGGTGCCGCACCTGGGGCCTCTACGTCATCCTCGACATGCACGGCGCGCCGGGCGGCCAGACCGGAGCCAACATCGACGACTGCGAGCGCGACGAGCCGGAGCTGTTCACCTCGCCGGAGCATCGCCAGGCATCGATCGACCTGTGGCGCTACCTCGCTCGCCGCTACCGCGACGAGTGGATCGTCGCCGGCTACGACCTGCTCAACGAGCCGCTGCCGGAGTTCCACGGGCAGTACAACGACCGCGTCGAGCCGCTGTACCGCGACATGATCGCCGCGATCCGCGAGGTCGACGACCGCCACCTCATTATCGTCGAGGGCGTGCACTGGTCGACGGACTTCAGCATCTTCACGGAGAAGCTCGACGGCAACGTGCTCTACCAGTTCCACAAGTACTGGAACAACCCCGACACCGAGAGCATCCAGAAGTACCTCGACTTCCGCGACGAGTGGGACGCGCCGATCTTCATGGGCGAGGGCGGGGAGAACGACCTGGACTGGTACGCGGGCGGATTCCGGCTGTTCGAGGACCACGGCATCGGCTGGAACTTCTGGACGTGGAAAAAGATGGACACGGTCAATTCCCCCTGCTCGGTGCGCAAGCCGGACGGCTGGGAGAAGCTCGGGGCTTGGCTGGAGGGCGGCGCCAAGCCGGAGCCCGAGGAGGCGGAGCGCATCCTCGGCAGCTATCTGGACGGCCTCCCGCTCGCGGCGGTCGACTACCGCCCCGAGGTCGTGAACGCGCTGCTGCGGCGTCTGCCGGTGCGCATCCCGGCCATCCATTACGGCTACAAGGGCGAGGGAGAAAGCTTCGGCCTCGGCGGAGCGGAGCGCATCGACTGGGAAAGCGGCTATCGCCGCGGCGACGGCCTGGCGATCCGCCGGCTGGACGGAGCGCCGCATCTGCCGCCGACGGAGCCGGGCTGGCATCCATGGAATGTCGGCGACGGGCTGTGCGTCGAGCTGCCGGCAGGAGCGTGGACGGCGTACGAGTTCCTCGCGCCGCTGGCCGCAGAAGCGGCCGCGCGCGCCGAGGCGGCTGCTGGCGCGGATCAGGCGGATGCGGCGGCAGCCGGTGAAGCGACGGAGGCCGGCGGCGGCATCCAAGCGGGCGGCAGCGACGACGCGGCGGAGCCGGCAGGCCCAGGCGGGAGCGAGGCGGCAGCCGGCTTCGGCGTCCGGCTGCGCCTGCGCGGCGCCGAGCCGGGAGCCGCGGCCGAGCTCGAGCTGGACGGCCGCCCGATCGGCCGGCTGGCCGCCGGCGGCGAGTGGAGCGAGGCCGAGCTCGGCGGCCTGCCGCAGCCGGAGCCGGGGCTGCGCCGGCTCGTCGTCAAGGCGAGCGGCGGCGCGCTGCTGCTGGAAGGCATCGGGCTGGGCGGAGCGCCCGGCCTGGAATGA
- a CDS encoding helix-turn-helix domain-containing protein, which translates to MRNLLIVDDEKNIRLGLKAMIERQFPGRYAFRFAENGREALEELAASPADLMITDIRMPVLDGLGLLERLYEEGRPGEAGEAGGAGGRAFGLGLGFGLGAAAEGTAAGRDAGSGREAVVEGAPAAALHLAGPPPLVIILSGHDDFPYARAAIRYQAKEYLLKPIVREELFDVLERLEGELERRADGSGGTAAPADREARAGELLRSLLAGEAAPGAGALEAAGLGWLAGDYAVGILRAAGGGEGPQLQALVRPLLEETGGRTWALRQLRGGDLMLAAADEELLRRLGARLDGHVLLRCRLSLGSRASGPGQLRRAYSQAQQAQKYFLLHPEATLLAYDSVRSLSAGCQVPDEAIHRLSNLLGTGRLAEMKRLLQGILDIRVIGRCEIGYLEAISRRLNEDVFDRVFRSYGEESVDILRLYKSAGHIENFERFEDYYRHAEQLLERLDEFVGRVRGAHADRKDMQKAVEYLLEHYAEDVNMAVVSNHISLNYTYFSQAFKEHTGESFSSYLRKLRLNRAKDLLAGSELKVYEISAQSGFDNVKHFTRVFKETEGITPLEFRSLRQGGGVGK; encoded by the coding sequence ATGCGCAACCTGCTGATCGTTGACGACGAAAAGAACATCCGGCTCGGCCTGAAGGCGATGATCGAGCGGCAGTTCCCCGGACGCTACGCATTCCGCTTCGCGGAGAACGGGCGCGAGGCGCTGGAGGAGCTCGCCGCAAGTCCGGCCGATCTGATGATTACCGACATCCGCATGCCGGTGCTGGACGGCCTCGGCCTGCTGGAGCGGCTGTACGAGGAGGGCCGGCCCGGCGAAGCAGGGGAAGCGGGCGGAGCCGGAGGCCGGGCATTCGGCCTCGGTCTCGGCTTCGGCCTCGGCGCGGCAGCGGAGGGGACCGCGGCGGGCCGGGACGCAGGGTCCGGGCGCGAAGCCGTCGTCGAGGGCGCTCCGGCGGCCGCTCTGCATCTTGCGGGACCGCCGCCGCTCGTCATCATCCTGAGCGGACATGACGACTTTCCTTACGCCCGCGCCGCGATCCGGTACCAGGCCAAGGAATACTTGCTCAAGCCGATCGTGCGCGAGGAGCTGTTCGACGTGCTGGAGCGTCTCGAGGGCGAGCTGGAGCGCAGGGCAGACGGATCGGGCGGCACGGCTGCGCCCGCGGACCGCGAGGCGCGGGCAGGCGAGCTGCTGCGCTCGCTGCTGGCCGGAGAAGCCGCGCCGGGCGCCGGAGCGCTGGAGGCGGCCGGCCTCGGCTGGCTCGCCGGCGACTATGCGGTCGGCATCCTGCGCGCCGCCGGCGGCGGCGAAGGCCCGCAGCTGCAAGCGCTCGTCCGTCCGCTGCTGGAGGAGACCGGCGGCCGGACATGGGCGCTGCGGCAGCTTCGCGGCGGCGACCTGATGCTGGCGGCAGCGGACGAGGAGCTGCTCAGGCGGCTCGGAGCGAGGCTGGACGGCCATGTCCTGCTGCGCTGCCGGCTGTCGCTCGGCTCCCGGGCTTCCGGGCCGGGCCAGCTGCGGCGCGCCTACAGCCAGGCGCAGCAAGCGCAGAAGTATTTCCTTCTGCATCCCGAAGCGACGCTGCTCGCCTATGACAGCGTGCGCAGCCTGAGCGCGGGCTGCCAGGTGCCCGACGAGGCGATCCACCGGCTGTCCAACCTGCTCGGCACCGGACGGCTGGCGGAGATGAAGCGGCTGCTGCAAGGCATCCTCGACATCCGCGTCATCGGCCGGTGCGAGATCGGCTACCTCGAGGCGATCAGCCGGCGGCTGAACGAGGATGTGTTCGACCGCGTCTTCCGCAGCTACGGCGAGGAGTCGGTCGACATCCTGCGGCTGTACAAGAGCGCCGGGCATATCGAGAACTTCGAGCGGTTCGAGGACTATTACCGCCATGCGGAGCAGCTGCTGGAGCGGCTGGACGAGTTCGTCGGCCGGGTGCGCGGCGCGCATGCGGACCGCAAGGACATGCAGAAGGCGGTCGAGTACCTGCTGGAGCATTATGCCGAGGACGTCAACATGGCGGTCGTGAGCAACCATATCTCGCTCAACTATACGTACTTCAGCCAGGCGTTCAAGGAGCATACGGGGGAGAGCTTCTCGTCGTACCTGCGCAAGCTCCGGCTGAACCGGGCCAAGGACCTGCTCGCCGGCTCCGAGCTCAAGGTGTACGAGATCAGCGCGCAGTCCGGCTTCGACAACGTCAAGCACTTCACGCGCGTGTTCAAGGAAACCGAGGGCATCACGCCGCTGGAGTTCCGCAGCCTGCGCCAGGGCGGCGGCGTAGGAAAGTAG
- a CDS encoding sensor histidine kinase, whose amino-acid sequence MAAKRWTARIRDYTGSLSLQVKLALSFVLIIFIPMLLFAWYAWSDAADRAMKELTKKNENILDIERTNIQNNIEVMEWTGQLALSNREMNDYLELQEDMDTAWLIEFKNRTFASFQYFLFNNPRIANIRLFTSNPYVREFWPVVLKESRIKDKLWYDKVVAQQGMVWWEIGENRELLSGTSDGAAGEVSQVSLLRQYTYPGGEHGGILEVSMDVRNFFMNTYGSVQDPTSQLIAVSRDGAVYTDGSAELFGEATPASLIGRASLPQSEAKQVSRFELGRSSYMAISSYLPRLDIHLVNLVKLDDTLADIQRTRNLFLVVIIGLMALLSLLSFFMHSLILKRLRVLQDSMKKVRSGDFHVDVPVAGSDEVGELGHHYRQLLRKINELIAQQVNRQAAGKEAELRSLKNQIDSHFLYNTLENLKMLAEIEGQYTISDALTSLGGMMRYSLQWTRGHVRLRDEVQHIQNYIAIMNVRYDGKLELRLDIAPECLEQEVLKMSLQPIVENAVKHGMDDLDSDSGKLTVTVSAFVRLDDCVIEVTDNGCGIPGEQLRLLNGMLRMEEADYRERRSRTEARRGEGSGIGLRNVDHRLVMSYGQEYGLRVESVEGSFTKVVMTLPHLILTGGEPR is encoded by the coding sequence GTGGCAGCGAAGCGATGGACGGCAAGGATCAGGGATTATACGGGCAGCCTGTCCTTGCAGGTGAAGCTGGCTCTTTCGTTCGTGCTCATTATCTTCATCCCGATGCTGCTGTTCGCCTGGTATGCCTGGAGCGACGCGGCCGACCGCGCGATGAAGGAGCTGACCAAAAAGAACGAGAACATCCTCGACATCGAGCGGACGAACATCCAGAACAACATCGAGGTGATGGAGTGGACCGGCCAGCTGGCTCTGTCCAACCGCGAGATGAACGACTACCTGGAGCTGCAGGAGGACATGGACACGGCCTGGCTGATCGAGTTCAAGAACCGTACGTTCGCGAGCTTCCAGTACTTCCTGTTCAACAACCCGCGCATCGCCAACATCCGCCTGTTCACGAGCAATCCGTACGTCCGCGAGTTTTGGCCGGTCGTGCTGAAGGAGTCCCGGATCAAGGATAAGCTGTGGTACGACAAAGTCGTCGCGCAGCAGGGCATGGTCTGGTGGGAGATCGGAGAGAACCGGGAGCTGCTCAGCGGCACGTCGGACGGTGCGGCCGGAGAGGTGTCGCAGGTGTCGCTGCTGCGCCAGTACACTTATCCGGGCGGCGAGCACGGAGGCATCCTGGAAGTGTCGATGGACGTCCGCAACTTTTTCATGAACACCTACGGCTCGGTGCAGGACCCGACCTCCCAGCTGATCGCGGTCAGCCGCGACGGCGCCGTATACACGGACGGCTCGGCCGAGCTGTTCGGCGAGGCGACGCCCGCCAGCCTGATCGGCCGCGCATCGTTGCCGCAGTCGGAAGCCAAGCAGGTGTCCCGCTTCGAGCTCGGCCGCAGCTCCTACATGGCGATCTCCTCCTATTTGCCGAGGCTCGACATCCATCTGGTGAACCTGGTGAAGCTCGACGACACGCTGGCCGACATCCAGCGCACGCGCAACCTGTTCCTCGTCGTCATCATCGGGCTCATGGCGCTGCTCAGCCTGCTGTCGTTCTTCATGCATTCGCTTATCCTCAAGCGGCTGCGGGTGCTTCAGGACTCGATGAAAAAGGTGCGCTCCGGCGATTTCCACGTCGACGTGCCCGTGGCGGGCAGCGACGAGGTCGGCGAGCTCGGCCACCATTACCGCCAGCTGCTGCGCAAGATCAACGAGCTCATCGCCCAGCAGGTCAATCGCCAGGCGGCCGGCAAGGAAGCGGAGCTGCGCTCGCTCAAGAACCAGATCGACTCGCATTTTCTGTACAACACGCTGGAGAACCTCAAGATGCTCGCCGAGATCGAGGGGCAGTACACGATCTCCGACGCGCTCACCTCGCTCGGCGGCATGATGCGCTACAGCCTGCAGTGGACGCGCGGGCACGTGCGGCTGCGGGACGAGGTGCAGCATATCCAGAACTACATCGCCATCATGAACGTCCGCTACGACGGCAAGCTGGAGCTGCGGCTGGACATCGCGCCGGAATGCCTGGAGCAGGAGGTGCTCAAGATGTCGCTGCAGCCGATCGTCGAGAACGCCGTCAAGCACGGGATGGACGATCTGGACTCCGACTCGGGCAAGCTGACGGTCACGGTGTCGGCATTCGTCCGTCTCGACGACTGCGTCATCGAGGTGACGGACAACGGCTGCGGCATCCCCGGCGAGCAGCTGCGGCTCCTGAACGGCATGCTGCGCATGGAGGAGGCCGACTACCGGGAACGGCGCAGCCGGACGGAGGCGCGTCGCGGCGAAGGCAGCGGCATCGGGCTGCGCAACGTCGACCACCGGCTCGTCATGAGCTATGGCCAGGAGTACGGCTTGCGCGTCGAGAGCGTCGAAGGAAGCTTCACGAAGGTCGTCATGACGCTGCCCCATCTCATCCTGACCGGAGGTGAACCGCGCTGA
- a CDS encoding type 2 periplasmic-binding domain-containing protein: MGKMRKAATTLLALAMTFSVAACSGNNGGTNAGNSGDSGASPAPSSTNTEASASPAPSGDAAPGWQSDTSPITFDWYINFSWFNKKWGGDATAEYITKKTGVKLNFIVPAGNENEKLNTMMASGSLPDFITLGWYEEAVKKMIAGKLVLPLNELADEYDPYFFKVADPAKVGWYTQPDGNIYGYPNASSSQSDYEKYGENFTSNQTFVVRKDMYEAIGSPDMSTPEGFLNALKAAKEKFPEVNGQPLIPIGLHEFNDTVGNDSLNDYLQNFLAIPRQKDGKLYDRRLDPEYLKWLKVFRQANQDGLLAKDIFIDKRPQMEEKIAQGRYFAMLYQRSDFANQNLSLFQKDPNSVYIAVEGPKNAAGDQPTLSGPGISGWTVTLISKNVKDKKRAISFLSYLMSEEGNKDMFLGEKGVTYDTIDGKDQFKPEVLELLNKDRAAFDQKYGASYTYWMLMDTNMNLQWAPPSVEPSKQLEDWTKGKAISMAEFDNMDPDPTSKEGVANSKNNRNWAKALPKMLLAKSDAEFDQIFDEYVKDRTQQEAIEAYRQTKYEENLAKLESMKK, encoded by the coding sequence ATGGGTAAGATGCGCAAAGCAGCCACAACCCTGCTGGCTCTCGCCATGACCTTCTCGGTCGCGGCCTGCTCCGGCAACAACGGCGGCACCAATGCCGGCAACAGCGGAGATTCCGGCGCGAGCCCGGCTCCGTCCTCCACGAATACGGAAGCGTCCGCTTCACCGGCTCCGTCCGGGGACGCCGCGCCAGGCTGGCAGTCCGACACGTCTCCGATCACCTTCGACTGGTACATCAACTTCAGCTGGTTCAACAAAAAATGGGGCGGCGACGCCACGGCCGAATACATCACGAAGAAGACCGGCGTAAAGCTGAACTTCATCGTGCCGGCCGGCAACGAGAACGAGAAGCTGAACACGATGATGGCGTCCGGCTCGCTGCCTGACTTCATCACCCTCGGCTGGTACGAGGAAGCGGTCAAGAAGATGATCGCCGGCAAGCTGGTGCTGCCGCTCAACGAGCTGGCCGACGAGTACGATCCGTACTTCTTCAAGGTCGCCGACCCGGCGAAGGTCGGCTGGTACACGCAGCCGGACGGCAACATCTACGGCTACCCGAACGCATCGTCTTCGCAGTCGGACTATGAGAAATACGGCGAGAACTTCACGTCGAACCAGACGTTCGTCGTCCGCAAGGACATGTACGAAGCGATCGGCAGCCCGGACATGAGCACGCCGGAGGGCTTCCTGAACGCGCTGAAGGCCGCCAAGGAGAAGTTCCCGGAAGTCAACGGCCAGCCGCTGATCCCGATCGGCCTGCATGAGTTCAATGATACGGTCGGCAACGACTCCCTCAACGACTACCTGCAGAACTTCCTCGCCATTCCGCGTCAAAAAGACGGCAAGCTGTACGACCGCCGCCTGGATCCGGAGTACCTGAAGTGGCTGAAGGTGTTCCGCCAGGCGAACCAGGACGGCCTGCTCGCCAAGGACATCTTCATCGACAAGCGTCCGCAGATGGAAGAGAAGATCGCTCAGGGCCGCTACTTCGCGATGCTCTATCAGCGCTCCGACTTCGCCAACCAGAACCTGTCGCTGTTCCAGAAGGACCCGAACTCGGTCTATATCGCCGTCGAAGGTCCGAAAAACGCCGCCGGCGACCAGCCGACGCTGTCCGGCCCCGGCATCTCCGGCTGGACGGTCACGCTCATCTCCAAGAACGTCAAGGACAAGAAGCGCGCGATCTCGTTCCTCAGCTACCTGATGAGCGAAGAGGGCAACAAAGACATGTTCTTGGGCGAAAAAGGCGTGACTTATGATACGATTGACGGCAAAGACCAGTTCAAGCCGGAAGTGCTCGAGCTGCTGAACAAGGACCGCGCGGCATTCGATCAGAAGTACGGGGCTTCCTACACGTACTGGATGCTCATGGACACGAACATGAACCTGCAATGGGCGCCGCCTAGCGTCGAGCCGTCGAAGCAGCTGGAGGACTGGACGAAGGGCAAGGCGATCAGCATGGCCGAGTTCGACAACATGGATCCGGATCCGACGAGCAAGGAAGGCGTCGCGAACAGCAAGAACAACCGCAACTGGGCCAAGGCGCTGCCGAAGATGCTGCTCGCCAAGTCCGATGCCGAGTTCGATCAGATTTTCGACGAGTACGTGAAGGACCGTACCCAGCAGGAGGCGATCGAAGCGTATCGCCAGACGAAGTACGAGGAGAACCTCGCCAAGCTGGAATCGATGAAAAAATAA